The Silene latifolia isolate original U9 population chromosome 4, ASM4854445v1, whole genome shotgun sequence region GTATTAAATTTTCGAACACTTTAACAACAAATTACGCAACTTTAATTCACTGACTACAAAACTTTAATGATCAAACTTTTTTCGACagaaattgaaactttaataccTTTTCCTGAAACTTCAATTCACTAATTGTGAAACTTtaatattttttctttttttatactCCAGTATTAAATTTTCGAACACTTTAACAACAAATTACGCAACTTTAATTCACTGACTACAAAACTTTAATGATCAAACTTTTTTCGACagaaattgaaactttaataccTTTTCCTGAAACTTCAATTCACTAATTGTGAAACTTTAATACTTACTTCATTTGTACTCCAATTTCTTAATTTCCTACACTTTAACAACATATTACGCAACTTTAATACACTAACTATAAAACTTTAAAGATCAAACTGTTTAGTCACTTTAAATCAATCTACCCGTAATACTGGCTTCTGAAATTTCAATTAACAAATTTAGTCACTTTAAATCAAAGTATTTCTTAAACTCCCACAAAATATAATTAAACATTCAACTGCCTGTTCAACCTTTGTTTCACCAGTTGAAAACGTTAAATGCAAAAGATACATTGTTCAAAGTTCAAATGCAAAATAATTAAACAGTACTGAAATGTTTTCCAACTCCTAAGCCATAAAAAATCTATTCTTCTGATGCATCCTCTTCTTCCACCTCCTCTTTCTCCTCTtcgtcctcttcctcctcctcctcttcttcttcttcacttgatTCTTGCAATTGTGGTGGACGCTCTGCAAACGGGTTAGGGCAGTTCCTCCTGTCGTGGTGCCCCATTTACTTGCAATTATTGCACATCCGTTTCGGCTTACTTGCAATTGCAATCGCCTTCGACTTCTTAGACAATAACCTTTTCCCACTACCCTTATTTTTCGAATACTTAGGTGGTAGTATAGTGATCTCCTTACTTGCTTTACAGCCAAGTAATTTTTCCATTTCTTCTTTTTTACTCAGTTCATTAACTGACGGTAATAGCTTTTCCCGAAAGTCTCTAATTAGTTTGGAAAGGCTCTCAACATCTTCCTTACCTCTGCCACCAAGTAATCCAACTGTCTCATAAACTTCTGACCACAGTTTCGTCATCTCAAGCTGTTTTGCGTCGATGATATCCAAGTCCACAATTTCCTCCCCGTCATAAATGCACTCAGTTCCCCTCAAAGCATCTTTCTTCCATCTCCTGGCAATTGCATATTCCGGAATTTTTTTCACACTATTGCCCGAATAAATCCAAATTATATGTCTACATAGCAGTCCCCTACGCTCAAACAGTCTACACGTACATCTCGCCTCGAGTGTACCTGTGTTATcataaacgaaaaaaaaaactaactttAAGTTCACGGTTTATAACTTTATAACATAGTTtctaacaaacaaacaaaaatttAACTTTAAGTGCACTGTTTACaactttataatttcaaaaattgtATCAGTAGGTGAATAATGAACATTAACATGGTTTGTAACTTTTTTACACTTTTAGCAAACTTTATAATTTACAGAGTTAAACTTTATTACTTGTTGATAAAATAAACTCCAAACACAAACATACCTGGGTTAAACTGAACTTCAAAATTACGGCTTCTCTCTGCATCCATCACGGTACTCACCTCTAAGTTACCTAGTACCACAAAACCCTTGCAACTACATGTATCAGTTGAGTACTTCACCTCCTCTTGAAACTCCTCAAACACGTCATGTGTGTAAACCCTTGCCTCGTCACTCTCTATTGCCAACTTAGTAGacagtttagggtttgattgtcGGTTTTCGTTGTCAAGTCTCTTTGTATTGTGTCTTTGTTGTTCCATAGCACTTTCAAAGCGCATCCAAAACTCTACCAAAGTACCAGATTTGTGCTCAAACCGCTTAAAAAAACTGTTCTCACTCTCTGACCTCTGCGTCGTCCTCATTATAGCACCCATATTCAAGTCTTTACAATGGGCCATCACCCACTGCTTCCTTATAGAGTAGCAGTCAGCAAACCACTCAACATCACCAACTATATGTTGATCCATTATTTCTAACCACTTACCATCAAACTCCTCCGCTTCAAGATCCTCGTCCCATATGATAGCATTTAATTTCTTCAAGAAATCCTCGGTAATCACTCATGAGCTACCATACTTAGTAGGCACCTTATTcataatatgccacatacaaaACCTATGTCTTGCTGTCTTGAAAACAAGGGGAAAAGCTTTCATAATCCCCGGATCCTGATCGGTTATTAAATACTCTGGTTCCTTACCCCCCATTGCAATGAGAAACCTATCAAATACCCACTTAAACGATTCATGATTTTCTTATGCAATAATTGCGCAACAAAAGGTTACGGATCGTTTATGGTTGTCAACACCAGTGAATGGGGTGAAAACCATTGAGTACTTGTTTGTCGAGTAGGTAGGGTCATAAGAAACAGCATCACCAAAGGCAACATAGTTCCTCCTAGCAATACCATCAGCCCAAATTGCCCTACGCAGGCTACCATCTGAGTCCACATCATAGTCGAAGTAGAAACATGGCTGAGTTTCTGCCATGCTCTTGAAACGATCAATAAAAAGCTGTCCATCCCTCTCGTGAACGAAACACTTAATGTCTCTttggaaattcttgaagtcaTTCAAACTAGCTCCAATATTCTCAAAACCCTTAACAAGCTCCTTACACATTCTGTAAGTCTTTGTTGCTCCAATATTTAGCTACAAAGACAACCAAAAAACGATATTTTATAAATTGTTAGTTTAACAGTTTACTAGAAGAGTTCattataacaacaacaaacaaagaaGCTTTATCTCAGTCTATTCATCACTTTAACAAAGAAGCGGAAAGATAAAAACTATTTTTAATTCATCACTTTAACAAAGAAACCATGTCCTAGCTGAAACTTTACCAATAAATTACGGAACTTTAATTCACTGCCTACAAAACTTTAATGATCAAACTTTTTTCGACAGAAATTGTAACTTTAATACCATTTTCTGAAACATCAATTCACAAATTCTGAAACTTTAATAATTTTCTATTTTTGTACTCCACTTTGGAAATTTTCTTACACTTTAACAACAAATTACGAAACTATAATCCACTGATTACAAAACTTTAATGATCAAACCTTTTCCAaagaaagtgtaactttaatactgTTTTCTGAAACTACAATTTACTAATTGTGAAAATGAGTAACATCACTATAAAACTCTACAAGACTGCATAAGAAAATATGTATAAATAATTTCAGTTTACTCACCCTTGAATTTGCGACAATCAAACCCATGTGAAACTTCGAAATGTTTTTCGATAGCTTCTGAAACTCTCTATCTTTGACAGATACAAGCTCATGATTATGCCCCTCGTGAAATTGGTCTACTAATAAGACACCTTTCTTAAAAAATAACCTAATTCTAGCCTTGCACCCCATTCTCTTTAACTTAGTTCTCCTTTCCTGCTTCACCTCATTCCCCTCATTACTTatgttctccttaattattggAGTGAAACCTTCCCTGTTACACACCAGAAGCTTCGATTTTATAGTGCCATCACGCCACTTCTTTGTTGTGTACTTACGCACATCAAATCCAATAGCAAGTGCGTACACATTATAAAAAGTAATAGCTTCCTCAATGTCCCCAAACTGCATTCCGACGTACGGTGTAAAAGCATCTTCCACCTGCCTACAGAATTCCTCCTCCGTAACAGGTGCTTTTGGTGTACCATCATCTGTCACTGAACAATATCAAACAACAAACTACCTTAAATAGGATTAAATTTTTTTCATTTAACTTCTCGTACTAACAGTCCAACAGTTTAATTGGTAACTTTAACTGGGATTTATGGAACTTTGATTTCGTACTTTCATACTTATACAATCAGTTTGTAATTTATAACTTTAATAATGTTGTACAAAACTTCAACTCTCTAATTCTGAAACTTTAATACTACTCATTTTTCCAGTTCAGACTAAAATTCAGTTAACATGAATTAGTAACTTTAACTAAAATTACTAAAACTTTAATTCAATTTTGTTGAAACTTTAATAACTAAGCTTAATCACACTTTAATAATCAAACTTGAAATTTTCTCAAACGCCCAAAATATGTAACTCTGACGGAAATTTTTAAAACCTTAAATTACAAAAACTGAAACTTTGTTATTTAGTTACTTCAACTGTTATTTGTGAAACTGTAATACCAAAAAAATGAAACTTTATTACAATCTAAAACTACACtttaataaaaaaacaaaaaacacaaaaatcaacGACTAACTCAATCTTTCCATCTGTAATTCCTAAGACCAAAAACTTTAACATCATCACAAATATAGAATGACAGTTTCGCCTTTAACAGATCAAGTTGTTACAGACAACAACCCTGCAACCTTTACATTCAAGTTCCTTCAATGGTCATTAACGAAATCCTATATTACATTACAATAAGAATCTTCAACAAAGAAGCAGAAAAATAAAaactaatttaataaaaaaaatacagaGAATAAAAAACACATGCAAATTTAGATCAACAGCTTCAACTATATCTTCAAAAAACAAAGTAAAGAAgaaaaaattaaacaaaaacacgGAAAGATAAAGACTAACTTACCATTATCCACTGCTACAATATCCATACaagacatgttgatgaagaaaaTAAAGGATATGATTATGTTTCTGATAAGTTGTTGTTCAACGAAGCCGATACAGGGTTAGGACCAAACAGTGTGCTTGAGAAAACCAAGGTGAAAACTAAAGGAATAAGATTGAACTGTTTGGACGAATGgatatgaaaaaaaaaggaagaagaaagggttTGCACGAATGAAGATGAAAacaaaaggaagaagaaagggttTAAGTTGTTATGCGTGAGAACATAAAATAAAGTGTTGGCAGTTGTAGTTATGATTGCAACGTAATCAGTCTTGGTAGAATAAAAAGTGTGCTCTccctaattaatttttctttttaatatttttttgtaCTAAAGAGCCTCTTAATCTCATCCATTGATTTTTCTTAATCCAATGGCTAACAaaaggacttagggacttatatttgggggtggactcattagaactcccctatatatatatatatatatatatatatatatatatatatatatatatatatatatatatatatatatatatatatatatatatatatatatatatatatgccaaCATTCCTATTCATGTTAATAAATAGCCAAAATACTAAGCAATAACATCCAAGCATGCCTCATGCCATCTATAACACATTAATACATCTATTACTCTATATCCATCCAATTCACATAAACACTCGTTCCATCCAACACTCTTATGAGAAACATACACACATGCAACGACTCCCTTGACACACACCGTAGTGACCGGGTCAAAGTTGTAAGGGCCAAATTGCGgccttaggacgtctcccaagcctttgcggtagctccaaacaactcctacccgggttcattttagttagacGCCATATGTTCATTTTGTTCGTTGGTTTTAAGATCCAAAATCGTCGCCGAGTGCACCCAAAGCAGTAGCCTGTTTAAAAGCACTCGacaacttactcgaccgagtatggcctactcgaccgagtaatctaGGACcacaaaaccgtagtattacaagttTACAACGATAAACATTCGTGCCGGGTCATATTGGTTAATATCAATTCGAGTCACGGGTTATTCTTGGCTCCTCAATTCATATGCCGTGTCAACTCGGGTCTTGTCTTTCGAGTCGGGCCAATTATTTTGAGATTAACCAAAGactataaaaatagtataaaAAATCATTAGTTATTTTCTCTACCCAAAATTTATATTAACCAGAGACTATAATAAAAAAAACTGAGCCGACTAACTTGACCGAAGGATTTAATCAAACAGACGCGACACCTGAACTGAGGATCCCATCATGACCCGTTATCCGAATTGATGCAAACCAAT contains the following coding sequences:
- the LOC141651612 gene encoding protein FAR1-RELATED SEQUENCE 5-like, encoding MSCMDIVAVDNVTDDGTPKAPVTEEEFCRQVEDAFTPYVGMQFGDIEEAITFYNVYALAIGFDVRKYTTKKWRDGTIKSKLLVCNREGFTPIIKENISNEGNEVKQERRTKLKRMGCKARIRLFFKKGVLLVDQFHEGHNHELVSVKDREFQKLSKNISKFHMGLIVANSRLNIGATKTYRMCKELVKGFENIGASLNDFKNFQRDIKCFVHERDGQLFIDRFKSMAETQPCFYFDYDVDSDGSLRRAIWADGIARRNYVAFGDAVSYDPTYSTNKYSMVFTPFTGVDNHKRSKLNAIIWDEDLEAEEFDGKWLEIMDQHIVGDVEWFADCYSIRKQWVMAHCKDLNMGAIMRTTQRSESENSFFKRFEHKSGTLVEFWMRFESAMEQQRHNTKRLDNENRQSNPKLSTKLAIESDEARVYTHDVFEEFQEEVKYSTDTCSCKGFVVLGNLEVSTVMDAERSRNFEVQFNPGTLEARCTCRLFERRGLLCRHIIWIYSGNSVKKIPEYAIARRWKKDALRGTECIYDGEEIVDLDIIDAKQLEMTKLWSEVYETVGLLGGRGKEDVESLSKLIRDFREKLLPSVNELSKKEEMEKLLGCKASKEITILPPKYSKNKGSGKRLLSKKSKAIAIASKPKRMCNNCK